One Aegilops tauschii subsp. strangulata cultivar AL8/78 chromosome 2, Aet v6.0, whole genome shotgun sequence genomic window, AAAGAACTCCTGAATTGTCTACCTCATAGACAACTGGTACACCTATTTCTGACAAAGGAACCTGCTCTTCATAAGCATGACCAATGTTCAAATCAACTGGTCTAGGTGCATCACTTCTCATAACTGTAATGTTAACAACATTCTTTCCTTTACTAGCTATGTGATCCAACATTTCTTCCACCTTGTCATCATCAGTTAATTCTTCCATTCCTGACACCCCAGCTCCTGGATCTCTAACATAATACATAAAATCCCTTGAACTATAGCCTTCTACCTCTATTAGGGCAATGAGATTCCAGAAGGTTATGTCTGATAAACAGATTGTTCTTTCCAAGTTATCTCTGTCTAGGAAATGGAACCTCACTTCCCATTCTTCATCATCCAAGCTACAAATTCAGATAAAATGCATTTAATTTTGCTGTTAAGTAATTCATTTAACAATGTTAAAATTATTGTTAAGAGGTCTCATTGGTGGCAAcaaaaattcagttaacagtgttaAAATCCAGTTAACAGTGTTAaaaaaattcagttaacagtgtatAGTGTTCAATAAATTCAGTTAACAGTTAACAGTGTTCACAAAATTCAGTTAACAAAGTTAAAATTGGTGGCAACAGAAATTTCTGATTCAATTTACAATACTAAAGTTGGTGAAAGAGAGTATTTGATCAAACAACAGACACAGAGGATTTGTGTCTAAGTACTCATGTTAAAATTAATTTCTGTGACACCAACAATCAGTTGACAGAGAGGATGTCATATAACACTAACCCTAATGCTAGAACCCTAACCCTAGAACCTTAACCGTACTACACGTACCCAAGAACACTAACCATAGAACCCTAACCCTAGAACCATAACCCTAGAATACCAATCGGGGAAATGACAAAGAAGGAGGAGGATGACTTACTCCACACCGCCGAAGGACGAGGCAAAATGGTGGCTGCCCGTCGGATTGGCCTTCACCGCCTGGGCGAATGCAGTAGCCGCCGCGTATTCCAACGACTTCGGCGGCGAGGGCGGTTGGGGAAGAGGCAGCGCGCTCGAGGGATGGGAGCTCCCGCAGTACTCCGGTGGATCTCCAGCACCGCCGCCCGGAGCATCCCCACCGGCAgcaactccgccgccgccgtccacgCCGCCAGGTTTCGTCGTCGCCATGGATTTGGAGCTGGACGGAGAGGTCTGGTCTGGTCAGGTGCGGGCGGTCGGTCTGTCCGGCGCGACCCGACCGCGTCTGTCTGGACCAAACGGCGCCGTCCGCGCGTCCGTTAGGCCACGTCAGAGATTTTGGGCCCCACCTGTCGGAAACGCCCTCAACCGCGCCAAATGACAGGTTCAGTGCACTCTGCAAAACTATTACTGAATGTGCGGTggcttttgcaaaagattagggACCAGGTAGTTTTCTGCAAGAGAAGCCCCAAATGTGGTGGTTTCTTGCAATTCACTCCCTTTGGCTTGCTACAGTAAATGTAGTCGTCGCTAAGTGGACCGTGGACCTATTTTTTAGTCGTTCCCTTAGGATCTCAATGCAttacaaaataaataaaagagtTGTCTGGTTGATTTTCGAAAACCGAATGAAAACCGTCACAGCACACCCGCAAGACAGGGCACCTGGCCGGCCTAGCTACCCACAAAACCCACACACACTGCTTAAAGGAAGAACACCGCTGAAGATGCCTACAAAGTGTCATCGTCATCACTTCTCCCGAGCAAGTGACTCCGACTTCATTCCTGAAGACCATTTTGGAGTCCAGAAAAACCGAACGAAGCATGAGAACCCCGTGGGTGTATGCTAAACAACGGACCAAACGTGTTGAGGACCTGACAGCTCCAACGTTGGTAACGAGACTCATCGAAGAAAGAAGTGTGTCTTGCACCAGTGTAGCTTGGCCTACCCCCATCATATGATATCattgccgccatgtcacgctgcAACGTTGCACTCTGACTTCATACTCAGGACATGTTGAATGGTTGACAACAAAGGACATGTTGCGACCTGGCTCCTCTAGCCACCAACATCGTTGCCACATGATTTGCAACGCCATCGAAACCTCCAAAACCACCGGTCAAGCAGTTGCCGACCGCGATGTCATGTACGTCGAGCACAAAGGGAGCACAAGCGGGATCGAGCTCTTCAGGACAAAGTCACAGACCTGGTTGtaatcttttcttcttctttttttcttatGTGCATCCGTGTACTGCTATTACATTGTTATTAGATCGGAAGAATTTTTTGCAATTGATAGAGGACAATATGCTCTAGCCCCCAAAGCTTTCCATACCAAGCTACTTCTTCCGTCATTGAAAGAGTACTTTCAACTTTGTTGCAAAGTCAAACTTTCTTATGTTTGACCGTATTTATACAATAATGCATCAATATTTATGTCATCAAGTTAGTAGCATTAGATTCATGATAAAATATATTGCATCACATGCTTATTTGGTTTCACAAACATTGATATATTTTTACACAAATTCGGTCAAATTTTGACATAGTTTGACCCTTCAATAAAGTAGGAAGTGCACTTTATTAAGGATGAAGGGGGTATGTATTAATTAAAAAATAACTACTATTTCATTCGATCCAAATTAATTGATGCAACCTCTATACAATGTTGTACAGAGGTTGCGTCAATTAATTTAGATAGGAGGGAGTATCATTTTTTTCTCTCATTTCATCATCTGTTCTCCGGTCGTTGTAGAAAAGAGCACGGGCCCGTGAGCAAGAGTGGACCACGGGTAAACGTAACCAACTTCTTCCTCCAAATGTAGCATTGCGTGTACCCGCTGGTTAGAATGCACTGTACTCGACTAGTCGACCGTAATAAGCTAGACCAACCAGCCTCTGCCGACCAGCCTCCGCTCGAACACGGTCCTGATAAGAAACGCTACCTTCCGATGCAAGGGAATTATTGTAGGAATTTAGCGCCTAGGAGGCTACCTTGTGTCAGGAATTCCAGTAAAGTAACGTCATGGCGTGGGGCGCGCAGCCATTCATGCCTTTGCCAGCTCTCTCCATTCCCTGGTGGTCACCCGATCGATCGATCCATCGATTCGATCTCGTGGTGGTGCGCACAGTAAGGACCATGGCGTGCATACATTTACACGCTAGGGACACGACGGGCGCCGAGAGCATGTCTGGCGATGCCCGCAACAACCAGAAGCAGACATGGCGCGCCCGAGCCCCGAGCCCAACAACACGATGGAGCTCGCGAGTCACAGCTCAGACATCCGCTCTCGTCACATGCTCTTGCCGTGCACGCGCTGGCGTTAACCGTCAAGTGCCTCGTCGGTGACGCCGGTGAACTCGCGGGTTCCTTGGTGAACTCTCGTGAGTCGTGACAGACTGACAGCAAGAGAATCCACCAGTCCTGTCGCCAACCAAGGTTTCGTCCGGCCGCGTCCGTTTGGGTTAGCGCGGACAAAAGTGACGGCCCAAAGTGCCGACCCAAACAGACGCGCGTTCGTTTGTTGTCCGCGGGCGACCCATTCTAGGCCCAATTTTGAGTcggatttgcgtcggcgcggacggACCCGCGCGCGCCTACTCCTCTCCCCGGGCCTGCCGGTCGGTGGCAGCCACCGACATTCCCACCCATTTTTCCTAAAAACGCTCCCGCCCGCGCGCCCCCGCCCCCCAACCAGCCATGGAGGACGCCATCGACCTCGACCTCGACGCCGCTGCcggcctcgcctccctcgcctcgTCCGGCGCCGTCGCCCCCTCCGGAAAAGGCAAGCCTCGTGCCCCGCGCAAGACCGCCGCGGCTACCAAGCCGAAGAAGGCGCTGACGCCCGAACAGCGGGCAagggagtcggccaagaggaagggcCGGAGGTACGCCGCGAACGCGAGGGATGAGGCCGTCGCgcaggccgccgccgtcgccgccgcgcagCAGGAATTCACCAACGCCCGCGTCGCCGCGGCAACGAGGGAGGCGCTCTACATGCTAGGGGTAAACCCTAGCCAGCACAGCGTTCTCCAAGCCGCCATCGCCGCGGCCAACACCGGCTCGTCGGCGTTTCCTCGGATGGTGCTGCCCGACTCACCAGGCGCGTCGGCTTGCAACCCGGTCCCCGGCTTCCACGTCTACCTGCAGGCCTCCCGCCTCTCCGGGGAGTGCTCACCCGACGTGAGCGTGGTCGCGCCTTCCACGCCCGCGCCCATCGACCTCAACGCCACCCCGGTGGTCGGTGGCTCGTCATCCGGCGGCACGAGGAAACGCGCGTGACAGACGCCGGCCGGCGGGCTCCCGGACGCCTGTAACATGTTCGAGGAAATGCTGTCCACCGTCGACGAGGACTACATGCAAAACCTCATCTTCGAGGATGGTGCGCTGGCTACGATCCCGACGAGACACAAAGCCAGGACGGCCGCGGGGCGTTCACGCCGGCCGCTGGCTATGATCCCGAGCAGGCGGCCTTCATGCATGATCAGGTCGGCATCGACCTGGACGGCTTCCCCTTCGACCACGAGTTCCCGGAGGACTATGGgctagaggaagaggacgagtgcGACATCGAAGTGGAGCCTTTGTTCGAGGACGAGCTCGCCAACCAAACCGCCTGTCCTAAGCCGAAGCGCAGGAGCAAGCGCACGAAGGCGTACATAGCTGCCGAGGACAAGCTTCTTTGCGAGTGTTGCGAGACATTGGACAAGACCCAAAGACGGGCGCCGAGCCAAAGCATTCGACCTTTTGGACTCGTGTGCACCGCGAGTTTCATGAGCGCAAGAAGTTTCCACCTTACCAATTTGTGAGCACGCGCGGGTGGGTCTCCATTTCCAAGCGGTGGAGGGTgatccaacaagagtgcaacaagttttGTGCCACCCTTGAGAGCGTCAAGGCCCGTCCCGTGAGCGGCATCGACGTGCAAGACATGGTATGATAGCAAGCAAGCCGCCCTCTTTTGTGCCATCAAGATCATTCTTTTACGTCTTTATTTGCTATCACTTGCCCATATGCTTGCATGGAaacattttgtaggcatttcaagcTTTGGAGGCATTCAAGGTTCAACACAATGGCAAGTGCTTCAACGTCTCCCATTGCTATCGGGTCATCAAGGACGAAGAGAAGTTCAAGACACAATATGCCGCGCTTAAGGCACGTGGGGGAAGGGCGCCGTGGAGGATGTTGGGGAGGGCGAGCCGGCACGGCCGCGGGGgaagaccaactccaagaagGAGGACCAGCGAGATGCGACCACCAACACCTTGATCGCAAGCGTGGACGGCATGATGAATAAGAAGGACTCAAGGGAGGCGGAGCGCCGGCGTTTCAAGGCGGAGCAAATGGATGCTTTCATGAagatccaaaggaggaggcttgatcttgacgccgagaagcaagccaagatgctaGAGATCGAGGCCGCCAACGCCAAGACAAAGACGAAAGAAGTGGCTCTTGCAAGCATGATGACCggggtggagatcatgaaggtgaATCTCAACGCCTTGTCACCAAGGAAGAGGCCGTGGTTCGAGAAGATGTAGGCCGACATGCTCAAGTTCGATGACGAGTGATCTATGGCGTCGAGGGCCATCTTTTTGTATGCCGGTAGGTGTGCCGGCATGACCACGGGAGCCGCGATGGCGTGGTCGAACTCAAGTCCCACTATTTTTTGTGTGCTGGCATGTGTGCCGGCCGGCTGGCGAGTGCGCCAGCATGAACTGTGGTATTTTCTGAAGCCGGCATTGTATGCCGGCGCTGGCATGATGCCTGTATAAGACATGGCCGCTAGCATGATCGACAGCGGGCTTTTTTTATTTAAAAATTGAATGCGGACATGAAATGAATCGGCGCATTGGGCGCATTGCCGATCCAAATACAAAACTGAGCGGACGCCGGACGTGCGGCCGACTCAAACGGACAAAAAAAATACAAATGCGCCGTCCGTTTGAGTcgcccattggagttgctcttaccGCGCGCGCAATCCCATTCTTATTCGATCGGCATCTCCTGCGTACGGAAGAGGGTATCACGTGTGCCGGTGTGCGTGCGCAGCCTCCAAGGTGCAAACCGTCTCCTTCGTAAGCAAGCGGCACGTACACCGGGTCCAAGAGCTCATGGGCTCATGGCGACGCGCACCGACACCCACTGGCCAGCGCCATCGTCTCCATCGGATATTCGAGGCTCCCGGTCCATGTCCATGGGGCCGTACGTCGCCCCCGTGGGCACCGCCATGCAGAGACAAGCCTCCCCTGCGACGAGCAGGCCAAGACACAGGGCTCGTCGGCAGTGGGCGCGCACGGAATTCAACGCGCCTGGCGTGCGTGGGCCGCGTCCATTGGCCGGGGCCGCAGACTGAGATCACGAGCTGCCGCAGGCGCACGCTGCAGTGCAGTGAGTAGTGGTATCGTGCTGGGTCCGGTCGCGAGTGAGAGCATGGCCACCCGCGAATGCGTCCAGTGCGAATCCTCACGGGCGCGCCATTGGCCACGGCACGGGCGCTGGCCGTGTATGTAGTGTAGCTTCCCGCGCGTCACGGCTCACGTGCCCCGCTGCCCGCTCGCGCTATATATCCACCGTGTCGACGCTGCGCGTTCAGCACCTCACCGCCACGCTTCAAGGCTAGCTAGCTCGATCGGTACGGTGAAAATGGCGGGTGGGTTCCTCCGCGGGGTTGTTTTGTCGGTGTTGGTGACTCTTCTAGCTGCGGAGTCGTCGTGCCCAGCGACGCCGCCGGACGCGGGGGCGACGCTGCAGGTGTCGCACGCGTTCGGACCATGCTCACCGCTGGGAAACGCGGCCGCAGCGCCGTCGTGGGCGGGGTTCCTCGCGGACCAGTCCTCGCGGGACGCGTCGCGGCTGCTGTACCTCGACTCCCTCGCCGTGGCCGGGCGCGCGTACGCGCCGATCGCGTCCGGGCGGCAGCTGCTGCAGACGCCGACGTATGTGGTGCGTGCGCGCCTCGGCACCCCGCCGCAGcagctcctcctcgccgtcgacACCAGCAACGACGCCGCGTGGATCCCCTGCTCCGGCTGCGCGGGCTGCCCGACGACCACCCCATTCAACCCAGCCGCGTCTAAGTCGTACCGCGCCGTGCCGTGCGGCTCGCCGGCGTGCTCGCGGGCGCCGAACCCGTCCTGCTCGCTCAACAGCAAGTCCTGCGGGTTCAGCCTCACCTACGCCGACTCCTCGCTGGAGGCCGCGCTGTCCCAGGACTCCCTCGCCGTAGCCAACGACGTCGTGAAGAGCTACACCTTCGGATGTCTCCAGAAGGCCACCGGCACGGCGGCGCCGCCGCAGGGCCTCCTCGGGCTCGGCCGCGGGCCGCTGTCATTCCTGTCGCAGACCAAGGACATGTACGAGGGCACCTTCTCCTACTGCCTCCCGAGCTTCAAGTCCCTCAACTTCTCCGGCACGCTCAGGCTCGGCCGCAAGGGCCAGCCGCTGCGCATCAAGACGACGCCGCTGCTCGTCAACCCGCACCGCTCCTCGCTCTACTACGTGGGCATGACCGGCATCCGCGTCGGCAAGAAGGTGGTGCCGATCCCGCCCTCCGCGCTGGCGTTCGACCCGGCGACGGGCGCAGGCACGGTGCTCGACTCCGGGACGATGTTCACCCGGCTGGTGGCGCCGGCGTACGTGGCGGTGCGCGACGAGGTCCGCCACCGCATCCGCGGCGCCCCGCTCTCCTCCCTCGGCGGGTTCGACACGTGCTACAACACGACGGTGAAGTGGCCGCCGGTCACGTTCATGTTCACCGGCATGCAGGTGACGCTGCCCGCGGACAACCTGGTGATCCACAGCACGTACGGCACCACCAGCTGCCTGGCGATGGCGGCGGCCCCCGACGGCGTGAACACGGTGCTCAACGTCATCGCGAGCATGCAGCAGCAGAACCACCGCGTCCTGTTCGACGTGCCCAACGGACGCGTCGGCTTCGCCCGCGAGCAGTGCACCGCGGCTTGAGGCCGATTGATTATCCCTCTGCCGGTAGCTGGGAACCGAGGCCGGACCAGCCTGCATGCGGCCTGCGCCACTGTTGCCTGTCCGTTGGTGTCGGACCTGCATGCTGGTGATTTAATTATTTTGTAGCCTAGTGAGCGTGTTGTCTCCATCGGTGTGCAAGATGTTTTTCTTTCTTGTTTGTGTAATATCATGTGTGTCTCACGGGTTCGTCGTAATTTCCTGTGGTTTAAGGTTGGGCTTGTTAGGGTTTAAGAGGGGTATTGTGTTTGTATCTACTCTACGCCGTAAGTAATTGGTTGCTCAATAACGCTATGCTTGAGAAAGTATATGCTGCTTCTGGGAGATTATATTTTACCATATTACAACCAGAAATCCTATTACAAGCATGTTTTTTCAGAATTCAAGAACTATATTAATCACGAAAATTAATAACACAAAATGCCGTCCCCACGAGTGCGGTTCAGTTCAGAAGAACTATAGAGACCTAGGCAAAGAGATATCAAACCTAGACTCAGATGAAAACTAAAAACTACCTAAATGATAAGTGCCACATGTGTAACACGAAGCCCTCCGACTATGATGTTTTTTACAACTAAACTTGCCATccgaaaagaaaaaataaatccCAAAAAAACTGAAACTTGCCATCCGAAAAAATGTTGCCATGCTTGCCATAAAAAGAGTTCGGATTTGTCATGTGTTCGTGTTACACGTGTGACACTTATCTATAtcaatataaaaagacccaaagaggcagatccaattaatctcggccatcaaatcatgttaatccaacgacctagactgcttcaatgtcgagcactcaacacgtttagcgtgcagttaatttcatgccaaaaataatactaatcacataataacacacaaataatatcctacttaatatccgcatgcacttaatatacttccaaattaacgtgcattgcacgtacacattgactagtgaGGGTCTAAAAAGTGACAACAAAACCAGCGACACAACGCACTACAGAAGCAAGGAACGAGGGACTATTCCAACGACAAAAATATAAATGGGCAACAAGTAAAGACTCAGCACATCACCAGGTAAGGGCTCGTCGCAAACTTGAGATTTGGAGCCCTTACATGCCAATTTTGACTGATCTTTCAGAAAGCTTTCAGAATTGGTCATGTATTTTCGTTTATTGCAATCCGGATGCAAACAAAGTGGTGTACAATTTTGCTAGGTTTACTTATGATCTAAAATCTCCTATGCATTGACCCTCCTAGTCGTATCCTAGTTGATATAACTATTTTCTGATCTAATAAAGTGGGCGAAATGGCATTCTCAAGAGAAAAATACAGAGTATTCAACATCGAAATACATAGGCTTAACTGAGTCAACAAACTAGTTCAT contains:
- the LOC109753071 gene encoding aspartyl protease AED3 — protein: MAGGFLRGVVLSVLVTLLAAESSCPATPPDAGATLQVSHAFGPCSPLGNAAAAPSWAGFLADQSSRDASRLLYLDSLAVAGRAYAPIASGRQLLQTPTYVVRARLGTPPQQLLLAVDTSNDAAWIPCSGCAGCPTTTPFNPAASKSYRAVPCGSPACSRAPNPSCSLNSKSCGFSLTYADSSLEAALSQDSLAVANDVVKSYTFGCLQKATGTAAPPQGLLGLGRGPLSFLSQTKDMYEGTFSYCLPSFKSLNFSGTLRLGRKGQPLRIKTTPLLVNPHRSSLYYVGMTGIRVGKKVVPIPPSALAFDPATGAGTVLDSGTMFTRLVAPAYVAVRDEVRHRIRGAPLSSLGGFDTCYNTTVKWPPVTFMFTGMQVTLPADNLVIHSTYGTTSCLAMAAAPDGVNTVLNVIASMQQQNHRVLFDVPNGRVGFAREQCTAA